One genomic segment of Synechocystis sp. LKSZ1 includes these proteins:
- the rpiA gene encoding ribose-5-phosphate isomerase RpiA, translating to MPETAIDLTKLMKEAVGRAAAARVQSNSIVGLGTGSTTAYALQFIGERLQNGELSNVVGIPTSFQAEVLARKYGIPLTTLDVVDRIDIAIDGADEVDPQKNLIKGGGAAHTREKIVDALADVFLVVVDSGKLVENLGSTFLLPVEVIPMALTPVMRALEKLGGQPELRMGVKKAGPVVTDQGNLVIDVKFDRIDNPAELEKTINNLPGVLENGLFVGVADVVLVGEVIDGKPSVREF from the coding sequence ATGCCAGAAACAGCAATAGACCTAACTAAGCTTATGAAGGAAGCCGTGGGCCGAGCCGCTGCGGCCCGAGTGCAATCCAATTCCATTGTGGGGTTAGGGACAGGTTCCACTACCGCCTACGCCCTACAGTTCATTGGGGAACGGCTTCAAAATGGGGAACTCAGTAATGTGGTGGGGATTCCTACCTCCTTCCAAGCTGAGGTATTGGCCCGCAAGTATGGGATTCCCTTGACGACTTTAGATGTGGTAGACCGCATTGATATTGCCATTGATGGGGCCGATGAAGTAGATCCTCAAAAAAACTTAATTAAGGGGGGCGGAGCCGCCCACACCCGCGAAAAAATCGTCGATGCGCTTGCCGATGTCTTTCTCGTCGTCGTCGATAGCGGCAAGCTGGTAGAAAACTTGGGATCTACCTTTTTACTGCCTGTGGAGGTGATTCCCATGGCCCTGACTCCGGTGATGCGGGCCTTGGAAAAATTGGGGGGCCAACCCGAATTGCGTATGGGGGTCAAAAAAGCTGGCCCCGTGGTGACCGACCAAGGCAATTTAGTGATTGATGTTAAGTTCGACCGCATCGACAATCCAGCGGAACTCGAAAAAACGATTAACAACCTACCGGGAGTTCTAGAGAATGGCCTCTTTGTCGGGGTTGCTGATGTGGTTTTAGTCGGTGAAGTGATCGACGGCAAACCCTCGGTGCGGGAGTTTTAA
- a CDS encoding MgtC/SapB family protein has protein sequence MDLTIAIQLATALALGMIIGLERGWSTRTDPDQQGSGGVRSFGLVGLLGAITALLANQWGWGILGLAFLGLALLATTAYALTARHSQDYGTTTELALLITFVLGALVVRNLALEAVAAAVVVTWLLRAKQNIQKTLVFLQSEELIATLQVLLIATVALPLLPNRDLGPWQAINPRAVGWLVLLIMGISYGGYFALRLWRNQVGLLLAGLLGGLASSTATTLALARLARQNCDQIPSLAAGIVLATGTMAPRLFLEITFLQPALAQSLLLPLAALVIVPLIGGLGILYRYPSPATPSPWPVTNPVDLLSASQYAGLLVVLSILIQGVRSALGTAGVYGLAALSGLADVDTVSIALARSVNQDLALQTAQQAIFLAVVMNTLIKIALAWLIGGRQLAQWCGAVLLMSLGVSALGIAYIGR, from the coding sequence ATGGATCTAACCATTGCGATCCAATTAGCAACAGCCCTAGCCTTGGGGATGATTATCGGTCTAGAACGGGGATGGTCTACCCGTACAGACCCAGACCAGCAGGGAAGTGGGGGAGTTCGGAGTTTTGGCTTAGTCGGCTTATTAGGCGCGATCACGGCCCTCTTGGCCAACCAATGGGGTTGGGGCATTCTCGGGCTAGCCTTCCTTGGCTTGGCCCTTTTGGCCACAACGGCCTACGCTTTGACTGCCCGTCATTCCCAGGATTACGGCACAACTACGGAACTGGCGTTATTAATCACCTTTGTTTTGGGCGCTTTAGTCGTCAGGAATTTGGCCCTGGAGGCCGTGGCGGCCGCCGTTGTTGTCACCTGGTTATTACGGGCCAAACAAAATATCCAAAAAACCCTCGTCTTTCTCCAGTCAGAGGAATTAATCGCCACCTTGCAGGTGCTCCTGATTGCCACGGTGGCCCTGCCCCTCTTGCCGAACCGTGACCTGGGGCCTTGGCAAGCCATCAATCCCAGGGCTGTAGGCTGGCTGGTTTTACTGATTATGGGCATTTCCTACGGAGGCTATTTTGCCCTGCGACTCTGGCGCAATCAAGTGGGCCTGTTGCTAGCCGGTTTACTGGGAGGCCTGGCTTCCTCCACGGCTACCACCCTGGCCCTGGCACGACTGGCGCGACAAAACTGTGACCAGATTCCTAGCTTAGCGGCGGGTATTGTCTTGGCCACCGGAACCATGGCCCCCCGCTTGTTTTTGGAGATTACATTCCTTCAGCCGGCCTTGGCCCAATCCCTACTGCTCCCCCTGGCCGCTCTGGTGATTGTCCCCTTGATCGGTGGCCTGGGAATTCTCTATCGCTATCCCTCCCCCGCAACGCCATCCCCTTGGCCCGTCACCAACCCGGTCGATCTACTCAGTGCTAGCCAGTATGCTGGTTTGTTGGTGGTTCTTTCTATCCTCATTCAGGGAGTCCGTTCAGCCCTCGGAACAGCGGGTGTCTATGGCCTGGCGGCTCTTTCCGGCCTAGCTGATGTAGATACGGTAAGCATTGCCCTAGCGCGTTCCGTTAATCAGGATTTGGCCCTACAGACCGCCCAGCAGGCCATTTTCTTAGCGGTGGTGATGAACACTTTGATCAAAATTGCGCTGGCTTGGTTGATTGGCGGCCGGCAATTGGCCCAATGGTGCGGGGCCGTCCTACTGATGAGTCTGGGGGTGAGTGCCCTGGGTATTGCATATATAGGCAGATGA
- a CDS encoding RNA-binding protein, protein MSVRLYVGNLPKEAIEREALQEVFAEANAVVSTKVIKDRKTGKCRGFAFVTVSTDEAADEFIEKYNGQSFMDSELKIEKALPREKGKKEDEEEGAEGPSLEANSDETAAPTSKAKKSDKKRGGRTRNQGQANVVSSGLEGFQPDPRWASQLALLKEQLAATNN, encoded by the coding sequence ATGTCCGTTCGTCTCTACGTCGGTAATTTGCCCAAAGAAGCCATTGAGCGCGAAGCATTACAAGAAGTTTTTGCCGAAGCCAACGCCGTGGTTTCGACCAAGGTGATCAAGGATCGTAAAACGGGAAAATGCCGAGGCTTTGCCTTCGTGACAGTTTCCACTGACGAAGCCGCTGATGAATTTATCGAAAAGTATAACGGCCAATCCTTTATGGATAGCGAGCTAAAAATTGAAAAGGCCCTGCCCCGGGAAAAAGGCAAAAAAGAAGACGAGGAAGAGGGAGCAGAAGGCCCTAGCCTCGAAGCCAATAGCGATGAAACTGCCGCTCCCACCAGCAAGGCGAAGAAGTCAGATAAAAAGCGGGGGGGACGGACTCGGAATCAAGGCCAAGCTAACGTGGTGTCTAGCGGTCTGGAAGGATTTCAGCCCGATCCTCGCTGGGCTAGCCAACTGGCCCTCCTCAAGGAGCAACTCGCGGCCACTAATAACTAA